The Corynebacterium camporealensis genome contains a region encoding:
- a CDS encoding YceI family protein, whose protein sequence is MSNLTGTYVLDSAHTTIGFVARHAMVTKVRGHFDNFDASFTIAENISDSTAEATIKAASINTNNDDRDAHVRGEDFFDVERFPELTFKATAFNVDNNGNGTVTGDLTIKGTTQSVTLDVDSEGIAEDPFGNTRFGFEGSTKINRKDFGINFNAPLNTGGVLVSEEIKIEIEGSAIKQ, encoded by the coding sequence ATGAGCAACCTGACCGGTACCTACGTCCTGGATTCCGCCCACACCACCATCGGCTTCGTCGCCCGCCACGCCATGGTCACCAAGGTCCGCGGCCACTTCGACAACTTCGACGCTTCCTTTACCATCGCCGAGAACATCAGCGACTCCACCGCTGAAGCCACCATCAAGGCAGCCTCGATTAACACCAACAACGACGACCGCGACGCCCACGTTCGCGGCGAAGACTTCTTCGACGTAGAAAGGTTCCCCGAGCTGACCTTTAAGGCCACCGCATTCAACGTTGACAACAATGGCAACGGCACCGTCACCGGTGACCTGACCATCAAGGGCACCACCCAGTCCGTCACCCTGGACGTCGATTCCGAAGGCATCGCCGAAGACCCCTTCGGCAACACCCGCTTCGGCTTCGAAGGCTCCACCAAGATCAACCGCAAGGACTTCGGCATCAACTTCAACGCTCCACTCAACACCGGCGGCGTCTTAGTCTCCGAAGAAATCAAGATCGAAATCGAAGGCTCCGCCATCAAGCAGTAG
- a CDS encoding DUF6049 family protein: MLATPLPVAPSASAAIDSEANDTPNPAWGTARMSSELDLELIDAVPIHTGDTFNARIRVHNPTGQAIEDLHVNPRRGGAAESTEQARSELTFGAFPFYGRSVEVGTLEPGETREIDVEVPTNISEEFTLGIEDPGVYPMMFTLTGSRDGESNSFADERFLLEVLGNNATPDDAENLTLIYPITADLDIVPGETGDEELILSSDNLAAELSPGGRLDILLHEYLDHDLKGAGCVALDPGLVDTVHRMADGYTVHDTRPPIGRPPQRLRDSWTNSEEDYRGEPGTGSAAAAEWIANLKQLDCVMTMPWANTDASAIAKTRNEWMRHEAVSRGAETIERITGNPVTTNLVAVGSGYVSEDLQEPALVADNSIWAGQATTFDASLGTLLAQSGPKPQTTGYSDPSLRYDYRMDSRRARALTAAAAINVAVGEQESVAKLPNYLGPLTAASVLDTAQRLLDENQARARSVTDLPLEPAPEGTPGSPYEDPAELNPPDVVQVQQLAAYTDELTGMMVNDPAISLTRYGFTLPLRRNLLTAVSLNDRGTRGGYDVAVREQHERLDEHGTTLRELRDSVSLIPPGNVYTRVSDSSPLLIVAKNGLPLPVEATMLYDAPDDTRLNTPSTVRIPAKGSITVSMTADIPSGARRSDIGLWLATPERQAISEPITIGVQTRAGIVSTYGIGILAGLALILALLFRLGKQKKNRRQR; encoded by the coding sequence TTGCTCGCGACCCCACTGCCGGTGGCACCGTCGGCGTCGGCAGCCATCGATTCCGAGGCCAACGACACCCCCAACCCGGCCTGGGGCACTGCCCGTATGTCCAGTGAGTTGGACTTAGAGCTTATCGATGCCGTCCCCATCCACACCGGCGATACCTTTAACGCCCGCATTCGGGTCCATAATCCAACCGGTCAGGCCATTGAGGATCTGCACGTCAATCCCCGGCGCGGTGGGGCAGCAGAGTCCACCGAGCAAGCGCGTTCCGAGCTGACCTTTGGTGCTTTTCCTTTCTATGGCCGCAGCGTCGAGGTCGGCACGTTGGAGCCGGGGGAGACCCGCGAAATCGACGTCGAGGTTCCCACGAACATCAGCGAGGAATTCACTCTCGGCATCGAGGACCCGGGCGTGTACCCGATGATGTTTACGCTGACTGGCAGCCGCGATGGCGAGAGCAACAGCTTTGCCGACGAGCGTTTCCTGCTGGAGGTCCTCGGCAACAACGCCACGCCTGACGATGCAGAAAACCTCACCCTGATCTATCCCATCACCGCGGACCTGGACATCGTGCCCGGTGAAACAGGGGATGAGGAACTCATTTTGTCCTCCGATAACTTAGCCGCCGAGCTTTCCCCGGGCGGGCGCCTGGATATCTTGCTCCACGAGTACCTTGACCACGACCTCAAAGGTGCTGGTTGCGTGGCACTCGACCCCGGCCTCGTCGATACCGTGCATCGCATGGCCGACGGCTACACCGTCCACGACACCCGCCCGCCGATTGGTCGTCCGCCGCAGCGTCTGCGCGATTCCTGGACCAACAGCGAGGAAGACTACCGCGGTGAGCCCGGCACCGGCAGTGCCGCAGCCGCGGAGTGGATTGCTAACCTCAAGCAGCTCGACTGTGTCATGACCATGCCCTGGGCAAACACGGATGCCTCTGCAATTGCGAAGACACGTAACGAGTGGATGCGCCACGAGGCTGTTAGCCGCGGTGCAGAAACCATCGAGCGCATCACCGGCAATCCGGTCACCACGAACCTGGTGGCCGTGGGTTCCGGCTACGTCAGCGAGGATCTCCAGGAACCTGCCTTGGTGGCGGATAACTCTATCTGGGCGGGCCAAGCAACGACCTTTGATGCCTCCTTGGGAACCCTGCTGGCCCAGTCCGGGCCGAAGCCGCAAACCACCGGTTATTCGGATCCCTCCTTGCGCTATGACTACCGCATGGATTCCCGACGCGCCCGTGCGCTCACTGCTGCCGCAGCAATCAATGTGGCGGTGGGGGAGCAGGAATCCGTCGCAAAGCTGCCCAATTACCTGGGCCCACTGACCGCGGCGAGCGTACTGGATACCGCACAGCGCCTGCTGGATGAGAACCAGGCTCGTGCCCGCAGCGTAACCGACCTACCGCTGGAACCGGCCCCGGAGGGCACCCCGGGCAGCCCCTATGAGGACCCCGCGGAGCTTAACCCACCAGATGTCGTGCAGGTCCAGCAGCTGGCGGCGTACACCGATGAGCTGACCGGCATGATGGTCAACGACCCAGCGATTTCGCTGACGCGCTATGGCTTCACGTTGCCGCTGCGGCGGAATCTGCTCACTGCAGTCAGCCTCAACGATCGTGGCACCCGAGGCGGCTACGATGTCGCGGTGCGCGAGCAGCATGAGCGCCTCGATGAGCACGGCACGACCCTGCGCGAGTTGCGTGATTCAGTCTCGCTCATCCCGCCGGGCAATGTGTACACGCGCGTGTCGGATTCTTCGCCGCTGCTCATCGTGGCCAAAAATGGTCTACCTCTGCCGGTGGAAGCAACCATGCTTTACGATGCCCCCGACGACACCCGCCTGAACACCCCGTCGACGGTCCGCATTCCAGCCAAGGGGTCGATTACGGTATCCATGACCGCTGATATCCCCAGCGGCGCCCGACGCAGCGATATCGGACTGTGGTTGGCAACACCCGAGCGGCAGGCTATTTCCGAGCCGATCACTATTGGTGTGCAGACCCGCGCCGGTATCGTAAGTACGTATGGAATCGGCATCCTGGCCGGTCTCGCGCTCATCCTTGCCCTATTGTTCAGGCTAGGAAAGCAGAAAAAGAATAGGCGACAAAGATAG
- a CDS encoding CCA tRNA nucleotidyltransferase, protein MNFQDTQLIGVLARAESTAEELSGLLSGLISRFAERGHALYLVGGSVRDALLDRLGHDLDFTTPARPEEVQEILEDWAEKVWDTGIDFGTVSALYKGQQIEITTFRADSYDGNSRNPEVVYGDTLEGDLVRRDFKVNAMAIELLNDGTSTFHDPMGGLDDLRAGVLDTPDAPEISFHDDPLRMLRAARFASQLEFDVAPRVKEAMTDMAAEIERITVERVQVELDKLILGKAPEVGINLLCDTGIADYIFPEIPGLRMAPDEHAQHKDVYAHSLTVLRQAIDQEEDGPDLVLRWAALLHDIGKPATRDTSDGKVTFHHHEVVGAKMARKRLRKLKYPKSTTQDIGDLVFLHMRFHGFGENKWTDSAVRRYVTDAGDLLPRLHKLVRADCTTRNAKKARRLQRTYDHLEERIADIAAKEDLARVRPDLDGNEIMEILDLKPGPEVGQAWAYLKELRLENGPLEREEAIAKLREWWDSK, encoded by the coding sequence GTGAATTTTCAGGACACTCAGCTAATCGGAGTTCTCGCCCGCGCGGAGTCAACCGCTGAAGAATTAAGCGGTCTGTTAAGCGGGCTGATCTCCCGCTTTGCCGAGCGCGGTCACGCCCTGTACCTGGTCGGCGGCTCCGTGCGTGATGCCCTGTTGGACCGTTTGGGCCACGACCTCGACTTCACCACGCCTGCGCGCCCGGAGGAAGTCCAAGAGATCCTGGAGGACTGGGCGGAGAAGGTCTGGGATACCGGCATCGACTTCGGCACCGTGTCTGCGCTGTACAAGGGCCAGCAGATCGAAATCACCACCTTCCGCGCCGATTCCTACGACGGCAACTCCCGTAACCCGGAGGTCGTCTACGGCGATACCTTGGAAGGCGACCTGGTGCGCCGTGACTTCAAGGTCAATGCCATGGCTATTGAGCTGCTTAACGATGGCACTTCGACCTTCCACGATCCCATGGGCGGGCTGGATGACCTGCGCGCCGGGGTACTCGACACCCCGGACGCTCCGGAGATCTCTTTCCACGACGATCCGCTGCGCATGCTGCGCGCCGCGCGCTTTGCCTCCCAGCTGGAATTCGACGTCGCACCGCGGGTGAAGGAAGCCATGACCGATATGGCCGCCGAGATTGAGCGCATCACCGTCGAGCGCGTCCAGGTCGAACTAGACAAGCTCATCCTGGGTAAGGCCCCGGAGGTGGGCATTAACCTGCTCTGCGATACCGGCATCGCGGATTACATCTTCCCGGAGATCCCCGGCCTGCGCATGGCTCCCGATGAGCACGCTCAGCACAAGGACGTCTACGCCCACTCGCTGACCGTGCTGCGTCAGGCCATTGACCAGGAAGAAGACGGCCCCGACCTGGTGCTGCGCTGGGCGGCGTTGCTGCATGACATCGGCAAGCCTGCCACCCGCGATACCTCCGATGGCAAGGTGACCTTCCATCACCATGAGGTCGTCGGCGCGAAAATGGCGCGCAAGCGTTTGCGCAAGCTGAAGTACCCGAAGTCCACTACCCAAGACATCGGTGACCTGGTCTTTTTGCACATGCGCTTCCACGGCTTTGGTGAGAACAAGTGGACCGATTCTGCCGTGCGCCGCTATGTCACCGACGCCGGCGACTTGCTGCCGCGCCTGCACAAACTGGTGCGTGCCGATTGCACCACCCGCAATGCCAAGAAGGCCCGTCGCCTGCAGCGCACATACGACCACCTGGAAGAGCGCATCGCCGATATCGCCGCCAAGGAAGACCTCGCACGCGTGCGTCCAGACCTCGATGGCAACGAGATCATGGAGATCCTCGATCTCAAGCCGGGACCGGAAGTCGGCCAAGCCTGGGCCTACCTCAAAGAGCTGCGTCTGGAAAATGGTCCGCTGGAACGCGAGGAAGCAATTGCGAAGTTGCGCGAGTGGTGGGATTCTAAATAG
- the murJ gene encoding murein biosynthesis integral membrane protein MurJ has translation MTNNSGRAAESAAEAHTADTPAPAGVRGRIVTASPPAPVPEKRTPPPNAQPPVPPEEDKSALTGDNAGNDDASSDGNVIRATGTMAIATLLSRITGFLRQMLIGATLGAVVGTAFSSANQIPNLVTEIVLGAVLTSLVVPVLVRAEKEDADRGRDFVRRLFTLAFSLLAVVTVLSVIFAPFLTRMMLPEDSKANAVQATSLAFLLLPQIMFYGLFALFQAVLNTKNIFGPGAWAPVVNNIISISVLLAYRLVPGALDPYGDTPVSDPHVLLLGLGTTAGVVVQCLILVPYLKKAGIDLRPLWGIDDRIKQFGGMAVAIIAYVAISQLGYVVTSRVGAYADEGAPLVYQNAWLMLQVPYGVIGVTLLTAIMPRLSRNAADGDVKAVVRDLTLGSKLTFIALIPIVIFMTGFGIPIARALFQYGAYGADSAEQLGLTISFSAFTLIPYALVLLHLRVFYAREEAWTPTFIIAGITLTKIVLTLLAPAVADSPERVVILLGTANGFGFVSGAVIGGFLLKRKLGSLGGKELSQTILWSVGSGVVGLAVSGALYWGLNLLLPDQLPSLVYLLKVVVFGLIFIVITGLVLAKSGLPEVQNLGRALQRIPGASRFIKVDTSKAIEVEEPGLQEIQPMFSADAFNSSPVPPPMSAGIVRGPRLVPGAPVSDGRFRLLQDQGAVPGARFWQAREQATGRLVSLTFVDTTGEAPMAPVAPAVAARRSAEISRNTRKLAEMNLDTVADNIEILSYRSGCLVVADWVEGTSLKQVAQADNLDPKSVAQATAPLLSDAATAHEAGHSLGVDHRDRFRISTSGVAMVAFPAVLDDATPASDREALSSALELLVGSTTPTPQVLENISDDAQLSSDEVAARLEEAYGELDAADEDSRDDAEETVATAKGLTLEGIAQRLREFAPADDAPEEALPVESVATPVDEDPEAEAGFGGRSYSSSGVVMIGVFATIFVVAMAALTTWVMSLLSTEDSLSPVDPQAIQAPVTVPDTPPVLLEETSAVSIPDGEDAENVIDGDRSTMWTAEKEGEGVLISVADPTFLQILQVQQARSTGATYEVYGVDADDFDVENPNFNDLTKLAEGEFEVSSGHEDIELEEVAKKFDSIVFIFDSFDEDDEDAHLLEVGLVGQA, from the coding sequence ATGACTAATAACTCTGGCCGCGCGGCCGAATCAGCAGCGGAAGCACACACCGCGGATACCCCTGCACCAGCGGGTGTCCGCGGCCGTATTGTGACTGCGTCTCCGCCGGCTCCGGTTCCGGAAAAGCGCACGCCTCCGCCGAATGCGCAGCCTCCGGTGCCTCCGGAGGAGGATAAGTCTGCGCTGACCGGTGATAATGCCGGCAACGATGACGCTAGTTCGGATGGCAACGTCATTCGCGCTACCGGCACGATGGCGATTGCCACTCTGCTCTCGCGCATCACGGGCTTTTTGCGCCAGATGCTCATTGGCGCCACGCTTGGCGCAGTTGTCGGTACGGCCTTTTCCAGTGCGAACCAGATCCCGAACCTGGTTACTGAGATCGTTTTGGGCGCGGTGCTGACCTCCCTGGTCGTGCCGGTACTGGTCCGTGCGGAAAAAGAGGACGCCGACCGCGGACGGGACTTCGTCCGAAGACTCTTTACGCTGGCCTTTAGCCTGCTTGCGGTAGTCACGGTGCTGTCGGTGATATTCGCACCATTCCTCACCAGAATGATGCTGCCCGAAGACAGTAAGGCCAACGCGGTTCAGGCAACATCCTTGGCATTCTTGCTGTTGCCGCAGATTATGTTCTACGGGCTTTTCGCCCTCTTCCAGGCAGTCCTCAACACTAAGAACATCTTCGGCCCCGGTGCTTGGGCGCCGGTGGTCAACAACATCATTTCCATTTCGGTGTTGTTGGCTTATCGCTTAGTCCCTGGCGCACTCGATCCTTATGGCGATACACCAGTTAGTGACCCGCACGTGCTCTTGCTGGGCTTAGGTACGACCGCCGGCGTCGTGGTGCAGTGCCTCATCCTGGTGCCGTATCTGAAGAAGGCAGGCATCGACCTGCGCCCGCTGTGGGGCATTGATGACCGCATCAAGCAGTTCGGCGGCATGGCCGTAGCAATTATCGCCTACGTTGCCATCTCCCAGCTGGGCTACGTGGTCACCTCCCGTGTGGGTGCATACGCCGATGAGGGCGCCCCGCTGGTCTACCAGAACGCCTGGCTGATGCTGCAGGTCCCATACGGAGTCATTGGTGTCACCCTGCTGACGGCAATTATGCCGCGCCTGTCGCGCAATGCTGCCGATGGCGACGTCAAGGCCGTGGTCCGCGACCTCACCTTGGGCTCCAAGCTGACCTTTATCGCGCTGATTCCGATCGTCATTTTCATGACCGGTTTCGGTATCCCGATCGCCCGTGCGCTCTTCCAATACGGTGCCTACGGCGCTGATAGTGCTGAGCAGCTCGGCCTGACGATTAGCTTCTCCGCCTTCACCCTGATCCCTTACGCCCTGGTGCTGTTGCACCTGCGTGTCTTCTACGCCCGTGAGGAAGCCTGGACGCCGACGTTCATCATCGCCGGCATTACGCTGACCAAGATTGTGCTGACCCTCCTGGCACCTGCTGTGGCAGACTCCCCGGAGCGCGTCGTCATCCTCCTGGGTACCGCAAACGGCTTCGGTTTCGTCTCCGGTGCGGTTATCGGTGGCTTCTTGCTTAAGCGCAAACTCGGCAGTCTCGGCGGCAAGGAACTCTCGCAGACCATCCTCTGGTCGGTCGGTTCCGGTGTCGTCGGCCTGGCAGTCTCCGGTGCCCTCTACTGGGGTCTCAACCTGCTGTTGCCGGATCAGCTGCCCTCTTTGGTCTACCTGCTCAAGGTCGTTGTCTTTGGCCTGATCTTCATCGTGATCACCGGCCTGGTCCTGGCCAAGTCCGGCCTTCCGGAGGTCCAGAACCTGGGCCGCGCACTGCAGCGCATCCCGGGTGCCTCCCGCTTCATCAAGGTCGATACCAGCAAGGCCATCGAGGTCGAAGAACCCGGCCTGCAGGAAATCCAGCCGATGTTCAGCGCGGATGCCTTCAACTCCTCACCGGTCCCACCACCGATGTCCGCCGGTATCGTCCGCGGCCCACGCCTGGTGCCGGGTGCCCCGGTTTCCGATGGCCGTTTCCGCCTGCTGCAGGACCAGGGTGCCGTCCCCGGCGCGCGTTTCTGGCAGGCCCGCGAGCAGGCCACCGGCCGCCTGGTCTCCCTGACTTTCGTCGACACCACCGGCGAGGCACCTATGGCTCCGGTTGCTCCGGCCGTTGCGGCGCGCCGTTCCGCGGAGATTTCCCGCAACACCCGCAAGCTGGCTGAGATGAACCTCGACACTGTCGCCGACAACATCGAGATTCTGTCCTACCGCTCCGGCTGCCTCGTCGTCGCCGATTGGGTGGAGGGCACCTCCCTTAAACAGGTCGCCCAGGCCGATAACCTCGACCCGAAGTCCGTGGCCCAGGCAACCGCGCCATTGCTTTCCGATGCCGCCACCGCCCACGAAGCCGGCCACAGCCTCGGCGTGGATCACCGCGACCGCTTCCGCATCTCCACCTCCGGTGTGGCCATGGTGGCCTTCCCCGCAGTGCTTGACGATGCCACCCCGGCCAGCGACCGCGAAGCCTTGTCCAGCGCCCTGGAGCTGCTCGTTGGTTCCACCACCCCGACCCCGCAGGTGCTCGAGAACATCTCTGACGATGCCCAGCTCAGCTCCGATGAGGTAGCCGCCCGCTTGGAAGAGGCCTACGGAGAACTCGATGCCGCCGATGAGGATTCCCGCGACGACGCCGAAGAAACTGTCGCTACCGCCAAGGGCCTGACCCTGGAAGGCATCGCTCAGCGCCTGCGTGAGTTCGCACCAGCTGACGATGCCCCGGAAGAAGCCCTCCCGGTCGAAAGCGTGGCCACCCCAGTCGACGAGGACCCCGAGGCCGAAGCCGGCTTTGGCGGCCGCAGCTACTCCAGCTCCGGTGTGGTCATGATTGGTGTCTTTGCCACCATCTTCGTCGTCGCCATGGCAGCGCTAACCACCTGGGTCATGTCGCTGCTGAGCACCGAAGACAGCCTCTCGCCGGTCGACCCACAAGCCATCCAGGCACCAGTGACCGTCCCGGATACACCGCCGGTCCTGCTGGAAGAGACCTCTGCAGTCTCCATCCCAGATGGCGAGGATGCCGAGAACGTCATCGACGGCGATCGCAGCACCATGTGGACTGCCGAGAAAGAAGGCGAAGGCGTACTCATCAGCGTTGCCGACCCGACCTTCCTGCAGATCCTGCAGGTCCAACAGGCCCGTTCCACCGGCGCGACCTACGAGGTATACGGCGTCGATGCCGACGACTTCGATGTGGAAAACCCCAACTTCAACGACCTGACCAAGCTGGCCGAAGGCGAATTCGAAGTCAGCTCCGGCCACGAGGACATCGAATTAGAAGAAGTGGCCAAGAAGTTCGACTCGATCGTGTTCATCTTCGACAGCTTCGACGAGGATGACGAAGACGCACACCTCCTCGAAGTCGGCCTCGTTGGCCAGGCTTAA
- a CDS encoding ATP-binding protein: MWTSNDVLKLIDELRARGGYKTEVEVKAARDGVPGLGESLSAFGNTPDGGTIILGIDEKADFNIVGVEKVADYEQAVVSQAREAVDPPVQCNFSTVSVKGKKVLVCDVLGLPLSARPARYAGIAYLRQADGDYALSEQEISQIELLKTQSLRRTMPDAEFISDSAIEDLDADLCAKYIAASRVESRRMQLMSDEEILFNTGVTSREGKISLAGLYALGAAPQRINPSLGVTAAVQLDSAQDGARTRDLSHFTGPVPDLLDQSLEWVRRNTHTTMGYDASGKGKDSEELPMIAVREIIANALIHRNLDAVTAGKRVEIRIRKDSLTISSPGGLWGVSEQQLGQPGGKSAVNPTLYEICKRIRMADGSRVIEGEGGGIAEAVKAMRLAGLREPRFIDKGISFTVQLSRHSLLSNAELQYLKDNPHDSDIASEALSVIFRLHAGEEWSVPRIRDEFGVSQAEARSILQEVKGAVDVVETKRGRRKTYALPGKVTAPQLDFKVSPKKSDKMTKNGPALLGALDSPATFNELVEATGLSQGQARFALSWLIDHGHVRMRGTQGDRRTVYEKVD; the protein is encoded by the coding sequence ATGTGGACTAGTAATGATGTACTTAAGCTCATTGACGAGCTGCGGGCACGTGGTGGCTACAAGACCGAAGTAGAGGTCAAAGCTGCCCGTGATGGTGTGCCTGGCCTGGGGGAATCGCTGTCTGCTTTTGGTAATACACCTGATGGCGGAACCATCATTCTTGGTATTGATGAGAAGGCAGACTTCAACATTGTGGGAGTCGAAAAAGTTGCAGACTACGAGCAAGCGGTGGTTTCTCAAGCACGTGAAGCGGTGGATCCACCGGTACAGTGCAACTTTTCAACTGTAAGTGTGAAAGGCAAAAAAGTCTTAGTCTGCGATGTATTAGGGCTTCCCTTGTCTGCGCGCCCTGCCCGCTATGCAGGTATTGCTTATCTACGTCAGGCCGATGGCGACTATGCGTTGAGTGAGCAAGAGATTTCGCAGATTGAGCTGCTCAAGACTCAAAGTTTGCGCAGGACTATGCCTGATGCTGAGTTTATCTCTGATAGTGCGATCGAAGATCTTGATGCTGATCTCTGTGCAAAATACATTGCGGCTTCCCGCGTGGAATCGCGACGCATGCAGCTCATGAGTGATGAAGAGATCCTCTTTAATACTGGCGTCACCAGCCGTGAAGGCAAGATTAGTTTGGCAGGTCTCTACGCATTAGGTGCTGCTCCCCAACGCATTAATCCCAGTCTGGGAGTTACTGCTGCTGTTCAGTTGGATTCTGCGCAAGACGGCGCGCGAACTCGCGACCTATCTCATTTCACTGGCCCAGTCCCCGATCTTTTGGATCAGTCGCTTGAGTGGGTTCGTAGAAATACACACACCACGATGGGCTATGACGCGAGTGGCAAAGGTAAAGACAGCGAAGAGCTCCCAATGATCGCTGTTCGAGAGATCATTGCGAATGCTCTGATTCACCGGAATCTTGATGCAGTAACGGCTGGTAAGCGGGTAGAAATTCGGATTCGTAAAGACTCGTTGACTATCTCCAGCCCGGGTGGTTTATGGGGAGTGTCTGAGCAACAGTTGGGACAACCTGGAGGAAAGTCTGCTGTTAATCCGACTTTGTATGAAATCTGCAAGCGTATTCGCATGGCAGATGGCTCTCGCGTCATTGAAGGTGAAGGTGGCGGTATCGCTGAAGCAGTGAAGGCGATGCGTTTAGCTGGCCTCCGTGAGCCACGATTCATCGACAAGGGTATTTCTTTTACCGTTCAGCTCTCTCGTCATTCCTTGCTGAGTAACGCCGAGCTTCAGTACCTCAAGGACAATCCGCATGACAGCGATATTGCTTCGGAGGCTTTGTCTGTGATCTTCAGATTGCATGCGGGCGAAGAATGGTCCGTTCCTAGAATCAGAGATGAATTTGGAGTCTCACAGGCTGAGGCGCGCTCTATTTTGCAAGAGGTCAAGGGTGCAGTGGATGTCGTAGAAACTAAACGCGGCCGCAGGAAGACCTATGCACTTCCTGGAAAGGTAACTGCTCCTCAGCTTGACTTTAAGGTCAGCCCGAAGAAGAGCGACAAGATGACAAAGAACGGTCCAGCGCTGTTGGGTGCACTGGACTCCCCTGCTACGTTCAATGAACTCGTTGAGGCAACAGGTCTTTCGCAGGGCCAGGCTCGATTCGCTTTGTCGTGGTTGATCGATCATGGGCATGTACGCATGCGCGGTACCCAAGGCGACCGCCGGACGGTGTACGAGAAGGTTGATTGA